The Dokdonia donghaensis DSW-1 DNA window GGTATCATTTTTGGCTTCATATTAGTTTTTGATGCCTTACCACAATCATTACAATTTACGACAGGATCTTATGCTGCCTTACTCTGGACAAACGTCTGGGGCATCACAGCCTGCACCATATTATACCTCATACCACGATGGATAAAAAGATAAAAAACATAGGCAATCTCACTGGCAAAGTACTCCTTTATGGCGGTGTGTATAGCAATCTACAAGCGCTAGAGAAACTAAAATCCATAGCAGAGGAACAAGGAATTGCTCCAGAAAATTGCATTTGCACCGGAGACATTGTGGGATATTGTGCGCAACCAGAAGAAACCGTACAACTCTATAAAATATGGGGAACACACGGTATCGCTGGTAATGTAGAAAAGCAATTGAGTGAGGGCGCAGAAGATTGCGGTTGCGATTTTAGAGAAGGATCGCGCTGTGATGGTTTTAGCCAGCTGTGGTATCCCTATGCACAAAGCAAACTCTCTAAGAATTCGCTAGACACCATCGAGGCGCTTCCAGACCATATTACATTTACCTACGCTGGTAAAAAGGTGACGGTTGTACACGGCTCATATAGTCATATTTCTGAATTTATATTTAAATCTACGCCTTGGGAAATAAAAGGTTCAAATTTTGATACAACCCAAAGTAATGTGATTATTGCGGGACATTGCGGCTTGCCTTTTCATACGGAGCAAGAAGATAAACTCTGGCTCAACCCTGGCGTGATAGGGATGCCAGCAAATGATGGCTCTACCGAAGTCTGGTATGCCATTCTAGATGACACATCTGGCAATCTTAGCTATGAACATCATACCTTTGCATATAATTACAAGCTTACGAGCCAGTTAATGCAAAACGGCTTACTGCCAGAAGAGTATGCACGTACCATCGTAACCGGCATCTGGGACAACACAGAAATACTGCCACCTGTAGAGAGTGGATTGCAAGGATTTGGCATTAAATTATAAAGACTTATTATCAAAAAAATCACATACATACTCATCTTGTTTATCAGCGCTATAAGTGTTGGGCAATCAGATATGGACTTGTTATTAAAACAGTACAACACACGCTCTGTTCCTTATATTTCTGTGCAAGAACTCAAGATGGAAATGAATGATTACTTGATTCTTGACACTCGTAAAAAGGAAGAATTTGAGGTAAGCCATATCCCTGGAGCGGTGTGGGTTTCTGAGAAGGTGAATGATAGTATTTACGCTTTCGCGAAAGCAAAAAAAGATCAACCCATCGTCGTTTATTGCTCAGTAGGGATACGCTCTGAAGATTTTGGCGAGCGACTAAAGAAGAAAGGATTTACAAACGTCAAAAATCTTTACGGAAGCATATTTGCCTGGAAAGATAAAGGCTACAAAATTCAAAACAAGAACAAACAACCAACCGACTCTGTTCACGTATTTTCCAAAGTTTGGGGGAAGTATTTAAAAACAGGACATAAAGTTTACTAAATGAATAAATATATACCACTCATTTTTATAGGACTCACCATAGGAGGATTTGCTTTACTGGCTTATCATCTTACTAACGAGACATCCACTTGGAAAGACTATCTCTCCAGTAGTCTCATTATTATTGCAAATATTGGGATGTTTATAGCCATTAAAAAAAGTGACCAGTGGACAAAAAAAGATGATGAGTAATGACTAGAAAGAAAATCATACTCATATTTATCATACTCCTTATCCTATTACTCGTACTTACTGTAAGCAAGCTAAATTTTGAGAACCTAAGTTGGTCTATTAATGCGAGTATATACCAGCAGCTCATCACGATGGCGCTTATGTTTTTGTACCTCGTATATAATTATAGAAAGCAATAATGAAAAAAAACATAGTACTCATATTCACCAGAAATCCAGAACTAGGCAAAGTAAAAAGCAGACTAGCCAAAGGTGTAGGTCAAGAAAACGCTCTTGAGATTTACAAAAAGCTCTTATCACATACTAAGGACGTCGTTGCAACTTTAAACTGCACAAAACGCGTAGGCTACTCTGTAAAGGTGCGAGATAATGATATGTGGGATAATGCTATTTTTGAAAAATTCCAGCAAGAAGGTGAAGATCTAGGAGTGCGTATGTATAATGCATTTGAAAAGGCCTTTGCAGATGGGTATGACAATGTACTCATTGTAGGCAGTGACCTCTATGACTTGCGTGCTTCTCACATAAATGAGGCTTTTGACGCGCTACACTCTATTGATGCAGTAATAGGCCCAGCCCAAGATGGTGGTTATTATTTATTGGGGATGAACAAGCTTGTAAAAGACGTATTTTACAACAAAGAATGGGGTGGCGATACGGTCTTTGTAAGTACTATGAATGATCTAGCAACAGCAAAAGTTCATCAACTTGAAACCCTTAATGACATTGACTTTGCAGAAGATTTAAAACCATATACTGAGTTTGCTCAGTATTTACAATAACAAGAAAATTTAATACGTTTAAAAAAAACATATTATGGAAAAATACATCATAGAAACAGCAGATTATTTAAAAAGCAAAGGCTTTGAAAATCCTGAAGTAGGTATCATTTTAGGTACTGGCCTTGGGCAACTCATTGATCGTGTTGAGATAGAACACACCGCGAGCTATAATCATATCCCTAATTTTCCAACGGCAACGGTAGAGTTCCATACAGGTAAATTAATTTACGGAACCCTCGAAGGTAAAAAAGTAATTGTGATGCAAGGTCGTTTTCACGTGTATGAAGGCTACTCACTTACAGATGTAACCTACCCAGTGCGTGTGATGCACGCTTTAGGTATCAAGCACCTATTAGTATCTAATGCTTCTGGAGCGATTAACCTTGATTTCAAAAAAGGAGAATTAATGCTCATAGATGATCACATTAATCTACAAGGAGGATCGCCGCTAGCTTTTAAAGGAGTAGAAAAAATGGGAGAGCGTTTTGTAGATATGAGCGCACCTTATGATGCTGCTATGAACAATACACTACGCACTATTGCAAAAGATAATGGTATAAACCTACACGAGGGTGTATATGCCTCTGTGGTAGGCCCGCAGCTAGAAACCCGTGCAGAATATCGTTTCTTAAGAACGATAGGGGCAGATGCTGTGGGGATGAGTACCGTACCAGAAATTATCGTAGCAAATCACTTAAAACTTCCAGTGGTGGCCGTATCTGTTCTTACAGATGAGTGTGACCCAGACAACCTCAAGCCGGTAGATATTCCAGAAATAATTGCAATGGCTGGTAAGGCAGAGCCAGAGATGATCACGCTCTTTACGGGATTGATTAAATCTTTGTAAAGTACGCTTTCGCGAAAGCGGAATCTAAACCATAAGATATCATCATTACATACAAACTACTACCCTTTAAAACAACAAGTTATGAGTTACCTTAATGCTACAAATGATCTTTATAAGGAAGCAGCGCTTACACCAGATGTGGGGCTGTGTTGTACAACAAATCCTATTTGGGAATTACCTGGATTAAAGATTCCAAAGATTATGCAAGAGATGAACTACGGTTGCGGAAGCACTGTAAACGCGCGTGATCTTACTAATGAGCCTAAAATGCTCTACGTGGGTGTAGGTGGTGGTATGGAGCTTTTACAGTTTGCATATTTTAACCGTAATAAAGGTGGTGTAGTAGGTGTAGATGTGGTGGATGAAATGCTAGAAGCATCTCGCAAAAACTTTATAGAAGCAGAAAAATTAAACCCTTGGTTTAAAAGTGAGTTTGTAGATCTTCAAAAAGGAGATGCTCTTAATCTTAATGTGGCAGACAACTCCATAGACGTAGCAGCACAAAACTGCCTCTTTAACATATTTAAGGCCGAAGATTTAAAACGAGCCATTGCAGAGATGTATCGCGTGCTAAAACCTCACGGCAAGCTTGTGATGAGTGACCCTACTTGTGAGCAAGAAATGAATGAGGAGTTGCGCAATGATGACCGTTTACGAGCACTTTGTCTTTCTGGAAGTTTACCCATAGCCGAGTATGTAAAAGCTCTTACAGATGCTGGTTTTGGAACTATTGAGATAAGAGCTCGTAAGCCCTACAGAATACTCAACCCTGGAGCATATCCTACAGATGAGCTCATATACATTGAGTCTATTGAGGTGGCAGCCATAAAAGACCCTATGCCAGCAGATGGACCTTGTATTTTTACAGGTAAAGCTGCTATTTATTATGGAGAAGAAGACTTTTTTGATGATAAAAAAGGCCACATCCTTCTTAAAAATCAGCCGCTGGCTATTTGTGATAAAACAGCAGGAGCACTTGCCGCTTTAGGGCGCAATGACATTTTTATAAGCGAGTCTACCTATCACTATGATGGGGGTGGATGTTGTTAAGACTTGTTAGTAATTTATACCGACCACGACTTAAGAGTCAAAGTCACACAAAAAGCGTTTCTTTATAAGAAGCGCTTTTTTATGAAACTCATAGATATGAAAACTTTTATTTACATCTCTTTACTTGGACTTGCTTGTGCTTGTAGCACCACTAAGACTATAACTGCACCACCTGAAGTCACTAATGCAGAAACACCTGTTGTCATAAAGAAAGATAGTGTCCCTATAGAAACAGCTCCCATTATAACTGTTACAGAAGATATAACCACAGTAAATGCTCAAGCAGTGGAGATGATTACAGAACCAGAAGAAGTTGATATACCTAACCCTATAATTACAGAAACTGTTAATCACGATAGCTTTAATGACTTACTTAAGGCATATGTATCACCAACTGGAAATGTAGATTATAATGGCTTTAAATCAAACTGGGGAAAACTACGCAACTACATTAAACTACTAGGAGAACAAACACCTACAGATGCGTGGTCTCAAGAAGAAAAGCTCGCCTACTGGATGAACGCATACAATGCAATGACTATAGATCTCATCTTACGTCACTATCCGCTAGAAAGCATAAAGGATATTAAAAATCCGTGGGATCAACGATTCTGGAAACTTGAAGATAGCTGGTATAACCTCAACCAGATAGAACACAATATTTTAAGAAAAATGGGCGATGCAAGAATTCACTTTGGGATAAACTGCGCTTCATTTTCTTGCCCGCCATTGCTTAATGAGGCTTTTACAGCGGCAAGTGTAGACGACCAGCTTGATAAGCTAGCTCGTAATTTTATAAATGACAGCTCTCGTAACACGATTACAACGGAAAGAGTCGAGGTGTCTAAAATTTTCAGCTGGTTTGCAAAAGATTTTAAAACAGAGGGTAGCCTTATAGATTATCTAAATAAATATGCTACAACTCCTATTTCACCTTCGGCGAAGGTGAGATATAAAACATATGACTGGACGCTCAATAAGTAGTAAAGTTTTCTTAATTACTCGCTTATCTATTTTGAAAAAGCGATATTAAGTTTTCACGAAAGTGTAAAACAATAAAATAATAGTTATGAAAATATACACACGCATTTTATCACTAATAGCCATAGCCATCTCTTTACAAAGCTGCGCGTTGCTCTCTGCTGGAGGGATTACAAGTCAAGGGCAACCTACCAAGGAAGTAACACAACCACTTACATCTACTACGGCAAACTCTGCTGTAAATGTAGATCACTCGCAATGGGACTCATTGCTCAAAAAGTATGTAAACGAAAAGGGGCTTGTAGACTATGATGCATTTCAAAAAGACAGACCGCTACTTAACGGCTACTTAGATCAACTCGCAAATCTTGACCCATCAAACAAGTGGAGTGAACAAGAGTTACTTGCTTATTATATTAATCTTTATAACGCAGTCACTGTAGAGCTCATACTTGATAACCCAGAGGTAAAAAGTATAAAAGATATAGATGCCCCGTGGACTAAAGGACGTGCAAGGGTAGATGGGCGCTTGCTCTCTCTAGGTGGTATTGAAAATGGCGTGCTACGCAAGATGAATGAGCCTAGAATACATTTTGCCATAAACTGTGCATCTATCTCTTGCCCACCACTACTGCGTGAGGCATACACTGCTGGTAAAATCAATGAGCAACTTGACAAAGCAACTAAGCAGTTTATAAATAGTTCAAAAAATGATATTAGTGCAAATACGGCAGCGCTTTCTTCTATTTTTAAATTTTATACAGAAGACTTTTATAGAGGATCTAATAAAAGCTTACTACCCTATATAAATAAATATGCAAATACTCAGGTTGCGCCTGGTACACCTGTCACGTTTAAGGAATATGATTGGGGCTTAAATAAGCAATAAAGTAAAACTGATTGAGGTGTTTTTGCGTACATTTAAAATAAGAAAAATCTTTAATGAATTCTATATCTGTAGTTATCCCAGTTCTTAATGAGTCTGAGACCATATGTGCATTGCTCACTCACCTAGAAAACAAGGCATCTTCTCAAAATTATATACACGAAATCATCGTTGTAGATGGTGGCAGTAGTGATGACACTGTTACTCAAGTTACTCAATATTCAGCGCTTAGTAAAACGGTATCTATTATTACGTCTCATAAAGGTCGAGCACGACAGATGAATACAGGAGCCATACAAGCTACAGGTGACATACTTTACTTTTTACACGCAGACTCATACCCACCTCAAAATTATGATGCACTCATTGTAAAAGTGGTATCACAGGGAAATCCTGCGGGATGTTTTAAAATGAAATTTGATTCTAATCACTGGTGGCTGCGACTAGCTGGCTGGCTTACTAAGTTTAAGTGGCGAGCGTGCCGTGGTGGTGACCAAAGCCAGTTTATTACCAAAAGTCTTTTTGAAGAACTGGGCCGCTTTGATGAGCGATATATTATTTATGAGGATAATGACCTAATAAATAAGTTATATGCGCGACGTAAATTTGTCGTTATTCAAGAGTGGCTCACAACATCTGCACGTCGTTATGAAGAAAATGGTATCTGGAAATTACAGTTTCACTTCTGGAGTATTTATGTGCGCAAATGGCTAGGCGCTAGTGCAGAAGATTTGCACAAATATTACCTCAACAAGATATCATAACAGGTTTATACCTCATCTGCTTTGCGGCCCCAGTCTGCAATTGCGTTTATAAGTGGTATAAGTGACTTTCCTAAATCTGTAAGCATATACTCAACTTTAAGTGGTGGCTTTGTAGTATAAACCTTTCTATCTATTATACCATCACTCTCTAGTGTTTTGAGCTGTAGGCTAAGTGTGCGCTCTGTCACAGAGGGCATTTGCTTGCGTAACTCACTATATCGTAAGGGACCTTCTATAAGATGGTAAATGATTACCGTTTTCCACTTACCTCCTATCACTCCCATCGTAAGACTTGTACAGCAAGGGTATTCTTTTCCTTTAAAAGTGTGCATCTCGATGTGTTAAATTAAACCTATACTTTTTGACCGTTCTTGCAAAGGTATATAACTATACATACTTTTGCTACTATACTTAATATAGTAAAAAAAATAAACGTTATGAGTTTTATAAATGCAATGCAAGAGCGCTACACTACAAAGGTGTATGACGAGACAAAAAAAATAGATCCTAAGCACATAGAGGAGCTTAAAGAAAGTTTACGACTAAGTCCTTCTTCTATAAATAGCCAGCCTTGGAAATTTACTTTTGTTTCTGATCAAGACATAAAAGAGAAGCTCTCTAAAGTATCTTGGATAAATACTGAGAAAGTAACAAAGAGTGATACTGTAGTTGTTTTTAGTAGAGTAGATGATTTATCACTTTTTGAAGAGCAAATCAAGAGAGAATTACCACAAGGAATGGTAGATTATTATAATGAGAACTTAAAACCCCTACCTAAAGAACAGATTACTTCTTGGTTTGATAAGCAAGTATACCTCTCTGTAGGTGTATTACTAAGTGCTTGTGCTGTTATGGGCATAGATGCTACCCCTATGGAAGGAATAGAGCCTGCAAACTATGACAAGATTATAGGAAACGATGGCTATGCAACCCTAGTTGCCGTAGCTATAGGATACAGAGATGAAGAGGATTTTAACCAACCTAGTAAAAATCCAAAATCAAGAATCGCATTAGACAAAGTGGTAGAAACTATATAGTCTCAACTACTTCGATTTTATTATACAAAGCGCTCCATACTGGGGCGCTTTTTTTTCGCTTTAAGCGAAAGAATTATTCATCAATAATAACTTCACCCGTAAAGAAGCTTTCTACCTCAACAACTGGTGGTGTATTTTTTAAAATCAAATTACCCGTACTACGCAACTCTCCTACTATAGATAATTGTGGTGCTAGTATCACATCATTAGTCCCCCTGTGGAAGATGGAGACATTTTGAACATCAAGATCTTCTAAGGGTAATCTACTATCACCATCTAGCAAGTTTATGGTAAGATTTGTCACACTTCCGTTTATGAAGAAATTAGACAATCCGTTGCATTGTAATAGCACATTTTCTGCGTCTAGTGTAAGATTAAAGTCACCATCTTTATGATAAAAGTCTTCTTCTATAAGGTCATCACTTACTAACCTGAGTGAGTTCCAGGTCAAGACACCCTCTGCCTCTACGGTTTGCCCGCTGCTATTACGTATTTGTTTTAAATCGGGATGACTCACATACACCTTTGATGTATCATAATCACGTATAATATTACAAGAAGCTGTGTTTTTAATTTTGAGTGTATTGTCCTCTACAAGAATTTCAAAATCTTCAAGTAAGTTTTCTCCAGTTTCTAGTCTTACCGAGATAACTGGAGCGTCTGTCACTATGAGTTGAGCACGCTCAAAGATGGTAATGCTATCAAAATCTGCTAGATCATACTCTTGTGTAATGATATCGCCTGTGGTTTTTAGACACGTAAGTGTATCTTCTGTATCACAAGAAATGATGCTTACAATGATTACTATTAGACTAGCTATATAAATGGAGTGTCTCATCTTATTAAAATCTATATCCTATACCAAACTCTACTGCCTCTGCTTTTGCACCGTGTGCTTTTACAACCATACTCCCTGCAAGATGTTTTCCAAAGGTTCTTTTTAAACCTAACCTATTGTAAAATCTCCCTTCAAAATCATAGGGGTAGTACACATAATAACCTAGTTGAGATACAAAAGAAAGCTCATTAAAGTGCAGCTCGTGTCCCACAAAAATCCCAAAACGCTTCCAGTCTTCATTACCCGTGACGTCACCATCTGGATATGCAATAGACTCATAACGTATGAGCTCTTTTAAAAAATTTGCAAAAAAAGCATCTACACCCGCCGTAAAGCTAGACTTGTGATTAACGCGCTTATCTACAAAGGCAGTAATGGTAACAAAACCATAGCGTGGTGAGTTATTTATATCGCTTTGATTTGCTCCACCGCGTAGAGTAAGGTTAAAATGTACAGGTTCTTTATAAGGAGTTTTTTCTCCCATAGGTATATACTCGGGAAACTCGGCCGCTTTTGGGAAGTAATTTAATCCTGCAGTAAACGCCCACGTATTTGTAGAATTATTTGGTGCCTTAAGATTTGCATTACTATAGTGTATAATTGTCACCCCTGCTTGAAAGCCTATATTTCTAAAAATATTATTTTTCTTATAGCTTAACTTAAGCATCGTGCTACTCAAGACTGTAGTGCCATATGCATTATTTATAAAATTAGTCTCCCTGTCATAGGGTTTTGTAGCAATCGCGAGACCCTGCCCTATTCTAAACTGCAAGCGCCTCTTCCAGTAATAAAAGTTATAATGTGCATACGCACTATATAGTTCTCCCAGATACTCATTTTTCATATCTTGGTACACAAAGGTGTACCCCACATCTGGAAAGTTGTAACGACGCTCCCAGGGTTCAAAACCATAGGTCTTTCGGTTATATGCCAGCATCACTCCAGTAGGGTGTTCTGTAATAAGGTGAGAAATATCTGGATTATGTTCTAAAATCGTTCCGCCAAAAAGGTCTGCCTCTACATCAAAGGGTCTTACTTTATCTTCTTGTGCAGTAGTGCAAATGCCGTAAAGAAGTACAAATACAATAGTAATGATGCGCATAGATGTAGGTTGTAATGATTTTTTAAACCTACGAAAAAATGTCTGCTATAGTTTGTCTAAAACCTACTATTTATAAAAGGTTTTTTACGCTTTCGCGAAAGCGTACCTATATCTATTAAACCCCTACAAGTCTTTATAAAATATAAGAGCCCGCTACGCTACCTATGTAGCGGGCTCTTGTAATATATGTGTTGCTCTTATTTACTGTTTACGTAAAAGGCGTGAATCACTCCAGGAAGCCAGCCTAATAGGGTAAGTAAGATGTTTATGAGAAGGTCTTTTCCGGCTCCTTTTTCTAACGCAACTGCTAGTGGCGGAAATAGAATGCTGAGTATAATTGTAATTAATGACATTGGTTACTTTTTTTTGGTTATTGTTTATACAAAGCTACAGATGAGACCATCTGTAAATTGCTAATTTTAAATTAATTGTATTGATTTTAACAAAAATCATAGCAATTTTTTAAAAATTTACAGTGTCTTAAAATTAACTAACCAATTAATCTTTTAGTACTATGAATATTTTTGAAGCAATTAGAAACGACCACGATATCCAGCGCGACTTATGCGATAGACTTACCTCAACCTCTGGTAAAAGCAGTGACAGAAAACAGCTCTGGAAAGCACTAAAAGAAGAATTAGAAATACACGCAGACGCAGAGGAAAGACATTTTTACAGTCCGCTTATACATAATGATATGATGCAGGAGCACGCTAGACACGGTATTGCAGAGCATCACGAGATGGATGAACTTATAGAAAAAATAGATGATACAGATATGGATTCTCCTGCCTGGCTTACTTATGCAAAACAGTTATGCGAGAAAGTCGAACATCATCTCGAAGACGAGGAGCATACCTTTTTTCAGCTAGCAGGTAAAGTACTCTCAGAAAATCAAAAGACAGATCTTGCTACTGCGTACCAAGATGCAATGAAAGAACGTAGATAATCAAAAATATTGGCCTATACCAAAGACAATTCCGCTGGTGGCATCTTGTGTTATACCATATCCATAGTCTACCCTAAAGGTTGCATTAAATATCTTTTTATGTATAAAACGTAGACCTAAACCTGGATAAATTCTTAAATTTTGATCATCACCAAAATCGCCAAAATCTCCCCCGGGATTGCGCCAAGAGCCAGCATCTACAAAGCCTACGCCTTGTATTGTAAACCAGTCTCTATCTGCTAGCGTTTGTCTATACTCTGCATTGAGTACTACCACACCAGTGCCTCTGTCTATCGTATTACCTACACCTCGTATATTAAGATTGTTATCTACAGAAAAGGGGGCAAAAGGAGAATCTGCATTTGTAGCAAGACCTAGACGCAATCGCGTTGCGATGTTTCCATCATAAATACCATCCTTATCTCGTATTCTCGCAAAATATCTAAAATCATTCCACCAGATGGTAAAATCTGGTAATGTTACCGCATTAGCCTGTACATATTGTACATTAAAAGTACTTTTAAAACCACTTACATACTGAAAGTCATACTTAAGAGCATCATACTCATAAATACCTTTAAGCAGGATTTTATCTACATTAAAGGCTTGTGGCACGCTCACGTCTGTGGCTCCATTGAGGTATAAATAATCTTCATTAAAGAAGTTAACACCTAACTCAACACGATGCTTAAAGTTAAAAGCATATAGACCTAAAATCTCTATCGAGGTGTTATTATACTTATAGTCTGCAGTACCATTATCTAAGAACACAGGTTCTTGAGTAGTAAGACTCTGAAAGTTTATCGCAAGTCCTACATTGTTATTAAATAAAAAAGGTGCTCTAAAATTTATACCATACGAGCTAAAAATATCTTTCTGATAAAACCCTCCAAAACCTATATTTCTTCCTAATAAATTATATTCATAAAGACCTAGCCTGTATGCAAACTCATCATCATTAGTCGTGTAAAGATTTACTTGTGGATTTATGGTAATATTTTCCTCTATGTTATAAAAAACATTATAGAAGTTATCGTGTGACTTAAAAACCTGAAAATAAGAGTGAGCAACTGCTGGAAGTCTTTTAAGGCGTATTATATCTTGATTTATCACTGCAGAGTCTAATGCAACTCCCGGTTTTATATCACTTATGAGTTTTATAAAACTAGGTTTAAGCCTTTTTGAGCCTTGTACTTTAAGGTCTAGCACTTTAACCTCTTGTCCAGCAAGCTGTACAGCGGTAATGCAACATACCATTAAAATCAATACTCTCTGTAACACTTTACATCATTATAAAAGAATCTCTCTACCTATTAAAAGTACTGCCCTATCCCAAAGACAAGACCACTGTTTTGTGACGCTCCTAGGCCTACGCCATAGTCTAGTCGTATAACTGCATTAAATATACGTTTATGTATAAAACGCACCCCTGCTCCAGAGTATACCTCAAGAGCATCACCACTTACAAGGTTATCTAGCGGTTGCCTAGCCTCTCTTAATGTCCCTCCATCTACAAAGGCATTACCCTGTAGTACAAACCAGCCTCTCTCTAGCAGCGTGTGGCGGTACTCTGTATTTATAAATATAAAACTCGTACCCCTCGCTATATCATTACCAGCCCCACGTAAGTTAAACTGATTATCTACAGTAAATGGCGCAAAATCAGACTCATTAAAAGAGGCAAACCCTAATTGTAATCTACTTGCCCAGTTACCTTTACTTCCTATTCTTTTAAAATATTCGGTTGTATTAACTCCTATAAAAGAGTCGTCAAGTAAGCCCTCACCTCCATTAACATATCTTGCATCAAGTAAGTTTCTAAAACCAGAAACATACTGATAATCTATGTCTAAAAAATTTGTCTCATACTCTGCTCGCACAGCAATTTTTGAAGCCTCTAGATTGTTTGGAAAGGTAGCATCTATCTCAGTATCGTTTGCAGCATACTGCTCGTTAAATATAGTAACTCCTAGCTCTACTTTATTATGAAAGTCGATTTCGTAAAGTCCGTAAATTTCAGCCCCAGCCCTATCTTTTTTATAATTAAGAGTAGTTGTATCAAAGTAAATGGGCTCAAAAGTGACATCTTTAATGTAATTTACACCTAGCCCTAACTTGTTTGTGAATAAAAATGGGGCCTCCCAGTAAACTCCGTAAGAATTAAAAACATCACGCTGGTAAAAGCCACCCACAATCTGGCTCTGGCCTAAGAAGTTAAATTCAAATACACTTAGTCTAAAGGCAAAACTTCCATCATTTGCCTCAGAGATACGTATACCCGGTATAATTGTAAAATTTTCTACAATATCATAAGTGACTTCTATAGCACCATTACGTACCTCAGCTATAATAGCGGTGGCTTTTGCAATAGCAGGAAGTCTATTAAAACGTTCTACATCTGTAGCTACTTTAAGCGAGTCGTAAGGAGATGCTACTTCTGTTTTTATTAGTCTTCTTAACAGTGACTCATCTACTTTTTTTAACCCTTTAAAGGTGATTCTTTCTACTTGCTGCTTTTGAGCAAAAACAAGGTAAGGCAGTAAGAACAGACATAGATATATAATTTGTTTCATAG harbors:
- a CDS encoding metallophosphoesterase family protein; the protein is MDKKIKNIGNLTGKVLLYGGVYSNLQALEKLKSIAEEQGIAPENCICTGDIVGYCAQPEETVQLYKIWGTHGIAGNVEKQLSEGAEDCGCDFREGSRCDGFSQLWYPYAQSKLSKNSLDTIEALPDHITFTYAGKKVTVVHGSYSHISEFIFKSTPWEIKGSNFDTTQSNVIIAGHCGLPFHTEQEDKLWLNPGVIGMPANDGSTEVWYAILDDTSGNLSYEHHTFAYNYKLTSQLMQNGLLPEEYARTIVTGIWDNTEILPPVESGLQGFGIKL
- a CDS encoding rhodanese-like domain-containing protein, producing the protein MDLLLKQYNTRSVPYISVQELKMEMNDYLILDTRKKEEFEVSHIPGAVWVSEKVNDSIYAFAKAKKDQPIVVYCSVGIRSEDFGERLKKKGFTNVKNLYGSIFAWKDKGYKIQNKNKQPTDSVHVFSKVWGKYLKTGHKVY
- a CDS encoding TIGR04282 family arsenosugar biosynthesis glycosyltransferase, which translates into the protein MKKNIVLIFTRNPELGKVKSRLAKGVGQENALEIYKKLLSHTKDVVATLNCTKRVGYSVKVRDNDMWDNAIFEKFQQEGEDLGVRMYNAFEKAFADGYDNVLIVGSDLYDLRASHINEAFDALHSIDAVIGPAQDGGYYLLGMNKLVKDVFYNKEWGGDTVFVSTMNDLATAKVHQLETLNDIDFAEDLKPYTEFAQYLQ
- a CDS encoding purine-nucleoside phosphorylase gives rise to the protein MEKYIIETADYLKSKGFENPEVGIILGTGLGQLIDRVEIEHTASYNHIPNFPTATVEFHTGKLIYGTLEGKKVIVMQGRFHVYEGYSLTDVTYPVRVMHALGIKHLLVSNASGAINLDFKKGELMLIDDHINLQGGSPLAFKGVEKMGERFVDMSAPYDAAMNNTLRTIAKDNGINLHEGVYASVVGPQLETRAEYRFLRTIGADAVGMSTVPEIIVANHLKLPVVAVSVLTDECDPDNLKPVDIPEIIAMAGKAEPEMITLFTGLIKSL
- the arsM gene encoding arsenosugar biosynthesis arsenite methyltransferase ArsM, whose translation is MSYLNATNDLYKEAALTPDVGLCCTTNPIWELPGLKIPKIMQEMNYGCGSTVNARDLTNEPKMLYVGVGGGMELLQFAYFNRNKGGVVGVDVVDEMLEASRKNFIEAEKLNPWFKSEFVDLQKGDALNLNVADNSIDVAAQNCLFNIFKAEDLKRAIAEMYRVLKPHGKLVMSDPTCEQEMNEELRNDDRLRALCLSGSLPIAEYVKALTDAGFGTIEIRARKPYRILNPGAYPTDELIYIESIEVAAIKDPMPADGPCIFTGKAAIYYGEEDFFDDKKGHILLKNQPLAICDKTAGALAALGRNDIFISESTYHYDGGGCC
- a CDS encoding DUF547 domain-containing protein, translated to MKTFIYISLLGLACACSTTKTITAPPEVTNAETPVVIKKDSVPIETAPIITVTEDITTVNAQAVEMITEPEEVDIPNPIITETVNHDSFNDLLKAYVSPTGNVDYNGFKSNWGKLRNYIKLLGEQTPTDAWSQEEKLAYWMNAYNAMTIDLILRHYPLESIKDIKNPWDQRFWKLEDSWYNLNQIEHNILRKMGDARIHFGINCASFSCPPLLNEAFTAASVDDQLDKLARNFINDSSRNTITTERVEVSKIFSWFAKDFKTEGSLIDYLNKYATTPISPSAKVRYKTYDWTLNK
- a CDS encoding DUF547 domain-containing protein; this translates as MKIYTRILSLIAIAISLQSCALLSAGGITSQGQPTKEVTQPLTSTTANSAVNVDHSQWDSLLKKYVNEKGLVDYDAFQKDRPLLNGYLDQLANLDPSNKWSEQELLAYYINLYNAVTVELILDNPEVKSIKDIDAPWTKGRARVDGRLLSLGGIENGVLRKMNEPRIHFAINCASISCPPLLREAYTAGKINEQLDKATKQFINSSKNDISANTAALSSIFKFYTEDFYRGSNKSLLPYINKYANTQVAPGTPVTFKEYDWGLNKQ
- a CDS encoding TIGR04283 family arsenosugar biosynthesis glycosyltransferase, whose translation is MNSISVVIPVLNESETICALLTHLENKASSQNYIHEIIVVDGGSSDDTVTQVTQYSALSKTVSIITSHKGRARQMNTGAIQATGDILYFLHADSYPPQNYDALIVKVVSQGNPAGCFKMKFDSNHWWLRLAGWLTKFKWRACRGGDQSQFITKSLFEELGRFDERYIIYEDNDLINKLYARRKFVVIQEWLTTSARRYEENGIWKLQFHFWSIYVRKWLGASAEDLHKYYLNKIS